The DNA region GGCCGACCATGCTCGGATGGGTCAGCGCGGCCTGCACGATGAGGCCGACCCGCGTCCGCTTCAGCGTGACCAGGAGCGCGATGAAGATCACGACCGAGACCACCAGCATGAAGATCTTGTAGGCGGGGTAGTTGGTGGAGAACACCGTGAAGGCCGGAAAGTCGAGCGCCGCCGGAACCCGATAGTCGACCGGGCTCTTGCCCCAGATCATCGAGACGATTTCCTCGATGGCGAAGGCCAGACCGAAGGTCAGCAGCAGCTCGGCGACGTGGCCGTGCTTGTGGGTGTTGCGCAGGCCGTAGCGCTCGACGCCCATGCCGACCACGCCGACCAGGAGCGGTGCGATCACCAGCGCCGGCCAGAAGCCGATCCAGCGGGTGAGCTGAAAGCCGAAGAACGCGCCCAGCATGTAGAAGCTCGCATGCGCGAAGTTGAGCACGCCCATCATGCTGAAGATGACGGTGAGTCCGCTGGACAGCAGAAACAACAGCATGCCGAACAGCACGCCGTTGAGTGTCGAGATGACGATGAGCTCAGCCACGGCGCACCCGCTTGAGACTGGAACGGTTCACGTGATCAATAACCTGTCGATGAAATGAGCTACGGCACCACGACGCTGCCGGAAGGCGAACGCCTCCGCAACCCTGTG from Bradyrhizobium sp. B124 includes:
- a CDS encoding branched-chain amino acid ABC transporter permease; translated protein: MAELIVISTLNGVLFGMLLFLLSSGLTVIFSMMGVLNFAHASFYMLGAFFGFQLTRWIGFWPALVIAPLLVGVVGMGVERYGLRNTHKHGHVAELLLTFGLAFAIEEIVSMIWGKSPVDYRVPAALDFPAFTVFSTNYPAYKIFMLVVSVVIFIALLVTLKRTRVGLIVQAALTHPSMVGHLGHNVGRVFMLVFGVGSALAGLAGVIAGPSLVTQSDMAALLGPILFVVIVFGGLGSLPGAFIASLLIGLIQTFAVALNGSLASVFGPLDPSLGASPLTDIWNVTIAQIAPILPYLLLVLVLIFRPMGLLGTRES